Proteins from one Calditrichota bacterium genomic window:
- the dacB gene encoding D-alanyl-D-alanine carboxypeptidase/D-alanyl-D-alanine-endopeptidase, protein MSKLFFLILILGTTLFAQSPKSLVHKYQKRAALKNAQWSVFAKYVESENIVIDHNSSFSLTPASGLKLFTTATALDVLGSDFRFSTRLYLNGTIESGVLKGDLLIIGGGDPTLGSSQVKGSLPLDSLMMSWTEAISQKGIKQITGNIVSFTGLYDEQSVPGYWYWIDLGNYYGAGSNSLNISDNLYHVFFKPAKNVGNGAKVLRTEPEIPDLTFNNNMKTGKKGSGDNGYIYCAPGQFRATLRGTIPAGVKEFSIKGSIPDPALFAAQELKRSLQKVKVNVDGEAKVSRKEFNFDKSRVLHTTWSPPLKDIVYIVNKRSNNLYSEAIGKMAGLNVFNYGSNENSVKAISSFFERNNIDDEMSLYDVCGLSPTNTISTKMMTELLVTMSKHEEFDAFYNSMGVAGDADDIGHFKNFGVGTKIEKNARIKSGTITRVKSHSGYLQDRKGRLIAFSMIANNYKGSVRNINNMHKKILIALAKLN, encoded by the coding sequence ATGTCAAAATTGTTTTTTTTGATCCTTATTTTGGGCACGACTTTATTTGCTCAATCACCGAAATCGCTTGTTCATAAATATCAAAAAAGAGCTGCGTTGAAAAATGCACAATGGTCTGTCTTTGCCAAATATGTCGAAAGTGAGAATATTGTTATTGATCATAACAGTAGTTTCAGTTTAACTCCGGCATCCGGGTTGAAGTTATTTACAACCGCAACAGCTTTGGATGTGCTTGGGAGTGATTTTCGCTTTTCAACCAGGCTCTATTTAAACGGAACAATTGAAAGTGGTGTTTTAAAAGGAGACCTTTTAATTATCGGAGGTGGTGATCCTACTTTGGGCAGTTCACAGGTTAAAGGTTCTCTTCCTTTGGATAGCCTTATGATGAGTTGGACGGAAGCAATCTCGCAAAAAGGCATTAAGCAAATCACAGGGAATATTGTTTCTTTTACCGGACTTTACGATGAACAATCAGTGCCTGGATATTGGTATTGGATTGATTTGGGTAATTATTATGGGGCTGGAAGTAATTCGTTAAATATTAGTGATAACCTGTACCATGTTTTTTTTAAGCCTGCAAAAAACGTTGGTAATGGTGCTAAAGTATTGAGGACAGAACCTGAGATACCGGACCTGACTTTTAACAATAATATGAAAACCGGCAAAAAAGGATCTGGAGATAATGGTTATATTTATTGCGCTCCCGGTCAATTTAGGGCAACATTAAGAGGAACAATTCCCGCTGGTGTAAAAGAGTTTTCGATCAAAGGTTCAATTCCCGACCCAGCTTTATTTGCAGCACAGGAATTAAAACGATCATTGCAAAAGGTGAAGGTAAATGTAGATGGAGAAGCAAAGGTATCCCGCAAAGAATTTAATTTTGATAAATCCAGGGTTTTGCATACAACCTGGTCGCCGCCTTTAAAAGATATTGTTTACATTGTTAATAAACGCAGCAATAATTTGTATTCTGAGGCGATTGGTAAAATGGCCGGGTTAAATGTTTTTAACTATGGCTCAAATGAAAACTCCGTTAAAGCAATTTCCTCATTTTTTGAGCGCAATAATATTGATGATGAAATGAGTCTTTATGATGTTTGTGGGTTATCACCAACAAATACAATCTCCACAAAAATGATGACAGAACTACTTGTTACCATGAGCAAACATGAAGAATTTGACGCTTTTTATAACTCGATGGGTGTTGCAGGAGATGCGGATGACATTGGCCATTTTAAAAACTTTGGTGTGGGGACAAAGATTGAAAAAAATGCGCGGATTAAGTCAGGAACAATTACCCGTGTAAAAAGTCACTCAGGATATTTACAAGATAGAAAAGGCAGGTTGATTGCATTTTCTATGATTGCTAATAATTACAAAGGTTCTGTGCGAAATATAAATAACATGCATAAAAAAATACTAATTGCCCTAGCAAAATTAAACTAA
- a CDS encoding T9SS type A sorting domain-containing protein, whose translation MVRHLVEMPDPRTADEPDLDFIAPSSVSEFSVSLINSDGSSVAASWDNTSSGDDSTSGSISSFEIRWASKEAGLIDNDEKWSAATIAFQGNSTVFADGSTDIDMSSFNIGDKYFAIRTSDEAGNISQLENGSFSDLISVPDAISPASVSNFLVTEVNSDFSLATASWDNSSSGDDSTSGSISSFEIRWANDEKVNTNAKWETATVVFQGDSSDFAKGSVQIDMSGTTDDSKYFAIRTKDEADNISPLETGSYTDIVSDIKQFKQPKSFQLNQNYPNPFGEKSAQAKEAVTTIKYKLSKPSHVSLDIYNTLGQKIQTLVDMDQVNGDYSIKFDASGLPGGIYIYRIKAGSKILTKKMLLLR comes from the coding sequence GTGGTTCGTCATCTTGTTGAGATGCCGGACCCGCGGACGGCTGACGAACCTGACCTTGATTTCATTGCCCCTTCTTCGGTTTCCGAGTTTTCTGTTTCTCTCATTAATTCAGATGGTAGTTCCGTTGCGGCTTCCTGGGATAACACAAGTTCAGGCGATGATAGCACATCCGGCAGCATTAGTTCTTTTGAAATAAGATGGGCATCAAAAGAAGCCGGACTGATTGATAACGATGAAAAATGGAGTGCTGCAACAATAGCTTTTCAAGGAAATTCTACTGTTTTTGCCGATGGCTCAACAGATATTGACATGAGTAGTTTTAATATTGGAGATAAGTATTTTGCAATCCGCACCAGTGATGAAGCCGGAAACATTTCGCAATTAGAAAATGGCTCTTTTTCAGATTTAATTTCTGTTCCCGATGCAATTAGCCCTGCGTCCGTTAGCAATTTTCTTGTGACTGAGGTTAATTCTGATTTTAGTTTGGCAACTGCTTCATGGGATAATTCAAGTTCAGGTGATGACAGCACATCTGGCAGTATTAGTTCTTTCGAGATCCGCTGGGCAAATGATGAAAAAGTTAACACAAATGCAAAATGGGAAACTGCAACCGTGGTTTTCCAGGGAGATTCAAGTGATTTTGCGAAAGGGTCTGTCCAGATTGATATGAGTGGTACAACTGATGATTCTAAATACTTTGCAATCAGAACAAAAGACGAAGCCGACAATATCTCTCCGTTAGAAACAGGATCTTACACAGATATTGTTTCAGATATAAAACAGTTTAAACAGCCAAAATCTTTCCAGCTTAACCAAAACTATCCCAATCCTTTTGGAGAAAAAAGCGCCCAGGCAAAAGAAGCTGTAACAACCATAAAATATAAGCTTAGTAAACCCAGCCATGTTTCACTAGACATTTATAATACATTGGGGCAAAAAATACAAACCCTGGTTGATATGGATCAGGTTAATGGAGATTATTCAATTAAGTTTGATGCTTCTGGGTTACCTGGTGGAATTTATATATACCGAATAAAAGCCGGTTCAAAAATCTTGACCAAAAAGATGCTTTTGCTAAGATAA